In Nitrosophilus labii, the following proteins share a genomic window:
- a CDS encoding transposase: MDRYQSKAFEKGKRVNIQSSTLRKSKTDTIDAKYIALFGFYHCNNLSLATSELFRSIKPLLRERVALSQEVAKLKREIKALVDQLFYELSKNYNIFTKSILHLLLQAPSRKRVRNLKEQMIQRILDQASEGKTKLSAKTIKELAKKSIGISSSSLEAILQSKIRHLLTLQEEITLLVKRVEEEIDQDLDDDITILSSISGIGKTAAISFLGELGSINKFCSYKKFCAFIGTDLAIYQSGSSLHSFGKITKRGNRYLRRTL; this comes from the coding sequence ATTGATAGATACCAATCAAAAGCTTTTGAAAAAGGAAAAAGAGTAAATATCCAATCCTCTACTTTACGAAAGAGCAAGACCGACACAATAGATGCAAAGTATATTGCACTCTTTGGCTTTTATCACTGCAATAATCTCTCTTTAGCCACAAGTGAGCTTTTTCGCTCAATAAAGCCTCTTCTTCGAGAAAGAGTGGCTCTTTCACAAGAAGTGGCAAAGCTAAAGAGAGAGATAAAAGCCTTGGTCGATCAGCTCTTTTATGAACTATCAAAGAACTACAACATTTTTACTAAGAGCATTCTTCATTTGCTCTTGCAAGCCCCTTCACGAAAAAGAGTAAGGAACTTGAAAGAGCAAATGATTCAAAGAATATTAGACCAAGCTTCTGAAGGCAAAACCAAACTATCTGCAAAAACTATCAAGGAACTTGCCAAAAAATCTATTGGTATCTCATCCTCCTCTTTAGAAGCCATCTTACAATCAAAAATAAGACACCTTCTTACTTTACAAGAAGAGATTACTCTTCTTGTAAAAAGAGTTGAAGAGGAGATAGACCAAGACCTTGATGATGACATTACTATTCTCTCCTCTATCTCTGGCATTGGCAAAACAGCGGCTATCTCTTTTTTAGGTGAACTTGGCTCTATTAACAAGTTTTGCTCCTATAAAAAGTTTTGTGCCTTTATTGGTACCGACCTAGCTATTTATCAAAGTGGCTCCTCTTTGCACTCCTTTGGCAAGATTACCAAAAGAGGCAATAGATATCTTCGAAGAACCCTTTGA
- a CDS encoding thioredoxin family protein translates to MKHLLLFALIISSLFSDIKWEKDFNTAQKKAIEENKPILVFMERLNPPCRWCEKMKNTTLKDKIIEEIINSNFIAVKVAREKKEYPSSLKAKYVPTTFFLTKDGKLIGKSVGYWDVKDFKTDLLYVLKRSKH, encoded by the coding sequence ATGAAACACCTTTTACTTTTCGCATTAATTATATCATCATTATTTTCCGATATTAAGTGGGAAAAAGATTTTAATACAGCTCAAAAAAAGGCTATAGAAGAGAATAAACCAATTTTAGTATTTATGGAAAGATTAAATCCTCCTTGTCGATGGTGCGAAAAGATGAAAAACACCACTTTAAAAGATAAAATCATCGAAGAAATCATCAATAGCAATTTTATTGCAGTAAAAGTTGCAAGAGAAAAAAAAGAGTATCCTTCCTCTTTAAAAGCAAAATACGTCCCTACCACTTTTTTCTTGACAAAAGATGGAAAATTGATAGGAAAATCTGTAGGATATTGGGATGTTAAAGACTTTAAAACGGATCTTTTATATGTTCTAAAAAGAAGCAAACATTAA
- a CDS encoding ketopantoate reductase family protein: MKIAIVGVGGVGGYIGAKLSKVTKVDLITQNPQNLKDGIVLIEDGKKSFYKNFSTYQTPPKDIVYDCVIFAVKSYVLKEAVKNIENNVSKHTIILPLLNGIEPYEILKNSFKDSNVAKGAIYIISNKTGKNEITLKGKGAYIVFGKDYEVNSLLWLKDLFEKSDIKTKLTKQIDKEIWKKYLFIAATSALTSYYKATFGEIGKNHLKEYETLLDEIIQIANEKGVSLEQDDKKRAIELLLKSPPNSKTSMQLDFENKTKTEIDNILGYLVKLHINEKNSKIKKIYTELKPQNQI, translated from the coding sequence ATGAAAATAGCAATAGTTGGCGTCGGAGGAGTAGGAGGATATATAGGTGCAAAATTGTCCAAAGTGACTAAAGTAGATCTTATTACGCAAAATCCTCAAAATCTTAAAGATGGTATCGTGTTGATAGAAGATGGCAAAAAGAGTTTTTATAAAAACTTTAGCACCTATCAAACTCCTCCAAAAGATATAGTTTACGACTGCGTTATTTTTGCCGTCAAAAGTTATGTTTTAAAAGAAGCCGTAAAAAATATAGAAAATAACGTATCAAAACATACTATCATCTTGCCTCTTTTAAACGGTATAGAACCTTATGAGATCTTAAAAAATAGTTTTAAAGACTCAAACGTAGCTAAAGGGGCTATATATATTATCTCAAACAAAACAGGTAAAAACGAGATAACCTTAAAAGGAAAAGGTGCATATATAGTTTTTGGAAAAGATTATGAAGTTAATTCTCTTTTATGGTTAAAAGATCTTTTTGAAAAATCTGACATAAAAACCAAACTTACAAAACAGATAGATAAAGAGATCTGGAAAAAGTATCTATTCATCGCGGCAACCTCGGCACTGACAAGCTACTATAAAGCCACATTCGGCGAGATAGGGAAAAATCATTTAAAAGAGTATGAGACTCTGCTTGATGAGATTATCCAGATAGCAAACGAAAAAGGCGTCTCCTTAGAACAAGATGACAAAAAAAGAGCAATAGAGCTTCTTTTAAAATCTCCCCCAAACTCAAAAACATCTATGCAGCTTGATTTTGAAAATAAAACTAAAACAGAAATAGACAACATATTAGGTTATTTAGTCAAACTACATATAAACGAAAAAAACTCTAAAATCAAAAAAATATATACCGAATTGAAACCCCAAAATCAAATCTGA
- a CDS encoding OprD family outer membrane porin yields MRKFSFSILTASLLLTSGFAADSLDEAFKNGTLNGHVRAFYIDRNWQGALESAKTDYSAFAVGVDLHYQTADYKGFSAGIGLYSDNDFGLNSSDPAKVHTSILGDNGDSYSFVGEAYIQYKNGNTSIKAGRQKLNTPLAAADDARMIPTLFEAYVLTNTDLPDTTLVAAHVTKVAPGTFFNQYRGSTALALTAGYGANPNASIGRFEDMGWYAIGTETDGVTAGAIIYKGIKNLTLQAWDYYAYDILNAIYLQADFKWNSLLSEDIKPFAALQYINESDVGDSYAGKVDSSYIGFKVGGSYNNLTVYGAYSTTDSNTNAAVNGGIITPWGGMPAFTQGMVTRHQFFADTDAWKVAGTYKWNSFGINLKTTLYYTSFDVGSNNAYSPNHSWTATEAGFDFIYYPKNVKNLQLRFRGNFPRNFYENSSGNDLGWNEYRLIANYNF; encoded by the coding sequence ATGAGGAAATTTTCCTTTTCTATTTTAACAGCTTCACTTTTGCTAACATCTGGTTTTGCGGCGGACAGTTTAGACGAAGCTTTTAAAAACGGAACTTTAAATGGTCACGTAAGAGCTTTTTATATCGATAGAAACTGGCAAGGAGCCCTTGAATCGGCTAAAACTGACTACAGTGCTTTTGCAGTTGGAGTAGATTTACACTACCAAACTGCAGATTACAAAGGCTTTAGTGCCGGAATAGGTCTCTATAGTGACAATGATTTCGGTCTTAATAGCTCAGACCCGGCTAAAGTCCATACATCAATACTTGGTGACAATGGTGATAGCTACTCTTTTGTAGGTGAAGCATATATTCAGTACAAAAATGGCAATACTTCAATAAAAGCAGGACGCCAAAAACTCAATACCCCTCTTGCAGCAGCTGATGATGCAAGAATGATACCAACTCTTTTTGAAGCTTATGTCTTAACAAATACAGACCTTCCGGATACAACTTTGGTTGCGGCTCATGTTACAAAAGTTGCTCCCGGAACATTCTTTAACCAATACAGAGGCTCTACCGCTTTAGCCCTAACGGCAGGTTACGGTGCAAACCCAAATGCCAGTATAGGAAGATTCGAAGATATGGGATGGTACGCCATAGGAACGGAAACAGACGGGGTTACTGCGGGCGCTATAATCTACAAAGGTATTAAAAACCTTACTTTACAAGCTTGGGATTACTATGCTTATGATATACTAAACGCAATCTACCTTCAAGCCGATTTTAAATGGAACTCTCTATTAAGTGAAGATATAAAACCTTTTGCAGCTTTACAATATATTAATGAAAGTGATGTAGGCGACAGTTATGCCGGAAAGGTAGACTCAAGTTATATAGGCTTTAAAGTAGGCGGTAGTTATAACAACTTAACCGTTTACGGAGCTTACTCAACAACAGACTCTAATACTAATGCAGCAGTAAATGGAGGTATTATAACCCCTTGGGGAGGTATGCCTGCTTTCACTCAAGGTATGGTTACTAGACATCAGTTCTTTGCCGATACGGACGCATGGAAAGTAGCCGGTACTTATAAATGGAACTCTTTTGGTATAAATCTTAAAACTACCCTCTATTATACCTCATTTGACGTAGGTAGTAATAACGCATACTCTCCTAATCACTCGTGGACAGCAACGGAAGCAGGTTTTGACTTTATCTACTATCCTAAAAACGTCAAAAACCTACAACTAAGATTTAGAGGCAACTTCCCTAGAAACTTCTACGAAAA
- a CDS encoding HIT family protein: MIYENDFIIVEVHESEIPWLKIFAKKKCKEMSECDEETKRHIFKALELIEKEMIKYFKPYKINIASFGNYVPQVHWHIMSRFKEDNYFPEPMWGKKQREAVLNLPDFEKFCKNMEKILEENL, translated from the coding sequence GTGATATACGAAAACGACTTTATAATCGTAGAAGTACACGAAAGTGAGATTCCTTGGTTGAAGATCTTTGCTAAGAAAAAATGCAAAGAGATGAGCGAGTGTGATGAAGAGACTAAAAGGCATATTTTTAAAGCGTTGGAGTTAATTGAAAAAGAGATGATAAAATATTTCAAACCCTATAAAATAAACATAGCCTCATTTGGAAACTATGTTCCCCAAGTGCATTGGCATATAATGTCTAGGTTTAAAGAAGATAACTATTTTCCAGAACCTATGTGGGGTAAAAAACAAAGAGAAGCAGTGTTGAATTTGCCCGACTTTGAAAAATTTTGTAAAAATATGGAAAAAATTTTGGAGGAGAATTTATGA
- a CDS encoding M3 family metallopeptidase yields MNFVEFRVTEDNLDNQKELVLKTIEENRKRVEELLKQDEKNYKNFVRLLQLMEEKLGFYFSPISHLNYVKNSPKTEEVYNLLLPEISRYHTELGQNEDIYAYLKEIMDKERDNLNEEEKKVLKDLLLEFELSGVGLQKSKKDRLKEINIELSELTSKFAQNLLKATDSYEMLIEDYEDVKELPKRDLEAAKIEKEGKVFYRFTLKQPSYVAYMTYGSNRGKREELYRAYVTRAPQNEELIEKILELRDEKAKLLGFNNYAEFSLKTKMAADPKIVVEFLKELARKSKAQAQKEYEELKKFAKEKGFDKELQAYDLAYFSEKLKKEKFNIDEDLYRPFFEKNRTIEGLFRFLKKLFKLDFEKVDTPVWHESVSCYELSRFGKKIGRLYMDLESREGKRGGAWMDEWITHHIDENGKEVLPIAYIVANFAESTKDAPSLLRPSDVETLFHEMGHALHHLLSTVKEPAVSGIAGVEWDAVEFPSQFLENFAYEKEVLKEFAYHYETNEPLSEDMIKRLVESKNFQSAMAMVRQLEFGLFDMLVHMGTKSSKEVQKILDEVREEVSVVKPPKYNKFQWGFSHIFAGGYAAGYYSYKWAEVLSADAYFMFVDNGIYNDEISESYLKEILCKGGSRPAMESFKAFAGREPKSEALLKLCGISQF; encoded by the coding sequence ATGAATTTTGTCGAATTCAGAGTGACCGAAGATAATTTAGACAATCAAAAAGAGTTGGTTTTAAAAACTATAGAAGAAAATAGAAAAAGAGTCGAAGAGCTTTTAAAGCAAGATGAAAAAAACTATAAAAATTTTGTAAGACTTTTGCAGCTGATGGAGGAAAAACTTGGCTTTTATTTTAGCCCTATTTCTCATTTGAACTATGTTAAAAACTCTCCTAAGACTGAAGAGGTATATAATCTTCTTTTACCGGAAATAAGCCGTTATCATACCGAGCTTGGACAAAATGAAGATATATATGCTTATTTAAAAGAGATTATGGACAAAGAGAGAGATAATTTAAACGAAGAGGAAAAGAAAGTTTTAAAAGATCTACTTTTAGAGTTTGAGCTGAGCGGAGTAGGATTACAAAAGAGCAAGAAAGATAGATTAAAAGAGATAAATATTGAACTTAGCGAACTAACTTCCAAGTTTGCTCAAAACCTTTTAAAAGCTACCGATAGCTATGAGATGTTGATAGAAGATTATGAGGATGTAAAAGAGCTTCCAAAAAGGGATCTAGAGGCCGCTAAGATAGAAAAAGAGGGAAAAGTTTTTTATAGATTTACATTAAAGCAGCCAAGCTATGTTGCATATATGACATATGGAAGCAATAGAGGAAAAAGAGAAGAGCTGTATCGCGCATACGTAACTAGAGCTCCGCAAAATGAGGAGTTAATAGAGAAAATTTTAGAGTTAAGAGATGAAAAGGCAAAGCTTTTGGGATTTAACAATTATGCCGAGTTTAGTTTAAAGACTAAAATGGCCGCGGATCCTAAAATCGTAGTAGAGTTTTTGAAAGAGTTGGCTAGAAAAAGTAAGGCGCAAGCTCAAAAAGAGTATGAAGAACTTAAAAAATTTGCAAAAGAGAAAGGGTTTGACAAAGAGCTTCAAGCTTATGATCTGGCTTACTTTAGCGAAAAACTAAAAAAAGAGAAATTTAACATAGATGAAGACTTATACAGGCCGTTTTTTGAAAAAAACAGAACCATTGAGGGGTTATTTAGATTTTTAAAAAAACTTTTTAAATTGGATTTTGAAAAAGTTGATACTCCTGTATGGCATGAGAGTGTGAGCTGCTACGAATTAAGTAGATTTGGAAAAAAAATAGGTAGACTCTATATGGATTTGGAAAGCAGAGAGGGCAAAAGAGGCGGAGCGTGGATGGATGAGTGGATCACACATCATATTGATGAAAATGGGAAAGAGGTATTGCCGATAGCTTACATTGTAGCAAATTTTGCTGAGTCTACAAAAGATGCTCCATCTTTGCTTAGACCTAGCGATGTGGAGACTCTCTTTCACGAGATGGGACACGCGTTGCATCATCTACTGAGCACAGTAAAAGAGCCGGCGGTTAGTGGTATAGCAGGTGTTGAGTGGGATGCTGTAGAGTTTCCAAGTCAGTTTTTGGAAAATTTTGCATACGAAAAAGAGGTTTTAAAAGAGTTTGCTTACCATTACGAAACAAATGAGCCTTTAAGTGAAGATATGATAAAGAGGCTTGTTGAGTCTAAAAATTTTCAATCGGCTATGGCTATGGTAAGGCAGTTAGAATTTGGACTTTTTGATATGCTAGTTCATATGGGGACAAAGAGCTCAAAAGAGGTTCAAAAGATATTGGATGAGGTAAGAGAAGAAGTCTCTGTGGTAAAACCTCCAAAATATAACAAATTCCAGTGGGGATTCTCTCATATTTTTGCTGGAGGATATGCTGCTGGGTATTATAGTTACAAATGGGCTGAAGTACTCAGTGCGGATGCTTATTTTATGTTTGTAGATAACGGAATATATAATGATGAGATTAGTGAGAGTTATTTGAAAGAGATTTTATGTAAAGGTGGAAGTAGACCGGCAATGGAGAGTTTCAAAGCATTTGCAGGGCGTGAACCTAAAAGCGAAGCTTTGTTAAAATTGTGCGGAATATCTCAGTTTTAA